The Pleurodeles waltl isolate 20211129_DDA chromosome 6, aPleWal1.hap1.20221129, whole genome shotgun sequence genome has a segment encoding these proteins:
- the LOC138299393 gene encoding keratin, type I cytoskeletal 47 kDa-like — MASLRGFGGVSSSSVSSQKTSGRQGSSQGSHAGGSFGGYVGGSFVGGAGSGLAGGAVGSFVGGGVVGSDHGGHWGQAVKEDQWSHASQGHSEGLLSAGEKETMQNLNDRLATYLDKVRKLEDANAELERKIKEWYALHRPAPGEKDYSKYFKQIADLQAKIVAAQVANASIVLQLDNARLAADDFKLKYENELMLRQSVETNINGLRRVLDELTLAKSDLESEVENLNSELAALKKNHEEEMKGHQSDSQGDVTVEMHAAPGINLLALLTKTREQYEKLAEENRRRAEEEFNQRSAELKQQISTGAEEVQSSKIMVSELRRTLQSLEIELQAQLAMKSSLESNLAETEGGYCSQLAELQGKISIIEEQLVELREQTEHQSDEYNQLLDIKSRLEQEIATYQRLLEGSGGSSQIPQTKHQSGSGYDPQEYSSGGRSSFSGSSGYDRGTGTGFSSKESARATGFRTIAEGLVDGRSVSTKRQVHEN, encoded by the exons ATGGCAAGTCTCCGCGGTTTTGGGGGGGTGTCCTCTAGTAGTGTTTCTTCTCAGAAAACTAGTGGTAGACAGGGTTCTAGTCAGGGTAGTCATGCTGGTGGATCTTTTGGGGGCTATGTGGGTGGCAGCTTTGTTGGTGGTGCTGGAAgtggcttggctggtggtgcagtAGGTAgctttgttggtggtggtgttgttggaaGTGACCATGGGGGCCATTGGGGTCAGGCTGTCAAGGAGGACCAATGGAGTCATGCTAGTCAAGGACATAGTGAGGGCCTTCTCTCTGCCGGGGAGAAGGAGACCATGCAGAACCTCAACGACCGCCTGGCTACCTACCTGGACAAAGTCAGGAAACTGGAGGATGCCAACGCCGAACTTGAGCGTAAAATCAAGGAGTGGTATGCGCTGCACCGACCAGCTCCTGGAGAAAAGGACTACAGCAAATATTTCAAACAAATAGCAGATCTGCAAGCTAAG ATCGTAGCTGCccaagtggccaatgccagcatcgTCCTGCAGCTCGATAATGCACGACTGGCTGCTGATGACTTCAAACTCAA GTATGAGAATGAGCTGATGCTTCGCCAGAGTGTGGAGACTAACATCAATGGACTGCGTCGGGTCCTGGACGAGCTGACCCTGGCCAAATCTGACCTGGAGTCGGAGGTGGAAAACCTGAATAGTGAGCTAGCAGCTCTCAAGAAGAACCACGAGGAA GAGATGAAGGGTCACCAAAGTGATAGTCAAGGAGACGTCACTGTCGAGATGCATGCTGCTCCAGGCATAAACCTTCTCGCCCTCCTAACCAAGACAAGAGAGCAATATGAAAAACTGGCAGAGGAGAACCGCAGGCGGGCCGAAGAAGAATTCAACCAACGA AGCGCTGAGCTGAAACAACAGATATCAACAGGAGCGGAGGAGGTGCAATCCAGCAAGATCATGGTGTCAGAACTGCGACGGACCTTGCAATCACTGGAGATAGAGCTGCAGGCACAACTGGCAATG AAAAGTTCTTTGGAAAGTAATTTGGCCGAGACAGAGGGAGGCTATTGCTCTCAGCTGGCAGAGCTGCAAGGCAAGATCAGCATCATAGAGGAGCAGCTTGTCGAGCTCAGGGAACAGACAGAGCACCAGAGTGATGAGTACAACCAACTCCTGGACATCAAGAGTCGGCTGGAGCAGGAGATTGCGACCTACCAGCGTCTTCTCGAAGGCTCAGGCGG GTCCTCACAGATCCCGCAAACTAAACATCAGTCAGGCTCTGGCTATGACCCTCAAGAATACAGTTCAGGAGGACGCAGCAGTTTTAGTGGCAGCAGCGGGTATGACAGAGGCACTGGCACTGGTTTCTCTTCTAAAG agtcTGCCAGGGCAACAGGGTTCAGAACGATTGCAGAGGGCTTAGTTGATGGCAGGTCCGTCAGTACGAAAAGACAGGTACATGAAAACTAA